Proteins from a single region of Centropristis striata isolate RG_2023a ecotype Rhode Island chromosome 9, C.striata_1.0, whole genome shotgun sequence:
- the guk1b gene encoding guanylate kinase 1b produces the protein MSGPRPVVLSGPSGAGKSTLMKRLMNEHEGVFGFSVSHTTRNPRPGEENGKGLNALPLLLGATLLPVADIFSSEDLEIPKSPKESEPTDKDYHFSTREAVQQGIDNGEFIENAEFSGNLYGTSKAAIEDVQAQNLICILDVDIQGVRRIKETDLNPIYISIQPPSMEILEKRLRDRQTETEESLQKRLEAARIDMELSKEPGVFDVVIINDDLERAYEELKDILNDEIQKVQEAKS, from the exons ATGTCAGGACCGAGGCCTGTGGTGCTGAGCGGACCCTCCGGAGCAGGGAAGAGCACTCTGATGAAGAGGCTGATGAACGAACACGAGGGTGTCTTTGGATTCAGCGTGTCAC ATACAACAAGAAACCCTCGACCAGGAGAGGAAAATGGAAAAG GGCTGAACGCGCTCCCCTTGCTTCTGGGAGCTACGTTACTGCCCGTAGCAGACATCTTTTCCTCTGAGGACTTAGAAATCCCAAAGAGTCCAAAAGAATCAGAACCCACAGATAAAG ACTACCACTTCTCCACGAGAGAGGCCGTGCAGCAGGGAATCGACAACGGCGAATTCATTGAAAATGCAGAGTTTTCTGGTAACCTCTACGGAACAAG TAAAGCTGCCATAGAAGACGTGCAGGCCCAGAACCTAATCTGCATCTTGGATGTGGATATCCAGGGGGTGAGGAGGATTAAAGAgactgacctgaaccccatctACATTTCCATCCAGCCTCCCTCCATGGAGATCCTG GAAAAACGtctgagggacagacagacagaaacagaggagAGTTTACAGAAACGTCTGGAGGCGGCACGCATCGATATGGAGCTCA GTAAAGAGCCTGGAGTGTTTGATGTCGTTATCATCAATGATGACTTAGAGAGGGCTTACGAGGAGCTGAAAGATATCCTCAATGAC GAAATCCAAAAAGTTCAGGAGGCCAAATCTTAA